A genomic region of Pseudoalteromonas rubra contains the following coding sequences:
- the ribF gene encoding bifunctional riboflavin kinase/FAD synthetase: MQLIRGIHNIRPHHYGCVLTIGNFDGVHLGHTEVLKGLVEDARVHNLPSTVMLFEPQPQEFFAKQQAPARLTRLRDKLALLADIGIERVICVSFNARFANFQAEDFVREVLSAKLGVRALTVGDDFRFGKGRVGDFSMLQRLGRELNMEVTDTQSFRQRNSRVSSTLIRAALAEGDVGLAHEMLGHTYAISGRVIHGWKKGRELGFKTANVALKRQVSPVQGVFAVRARVHDTDYCGVANVGTKPTLNGKRALLEVHIFDFDQDIYGQFIKVELLHKLRDEQKFESLQQLTEQIAQDVIAAKHFFQ; this comes from the coding sequence ATGCAATTGATCAGAGGGATCCACAATATTCGACCCCACCACTATGGCTGCGTGTTGACGATAGGGAACTTTGATGGCGTACACCTGGGGCACACCGAAGTACTAAAGGGCTTAGTGGAAGATGCTCGGGTGCATAACTTGCCAAGCACGGTTATGCTGTTTGAGCCACAACCACAAGAGTTTTTTGCTAAGCAGCAAGCACCAGCTAGATTGACCCGATTGCGAGATAAACTCGCGTTATTGGCAGACATTGGCATTGAACGTGTGATTTGTGTCAGTTTTAACGCGCGATTTGCTAACTTTCAGGCCGAAGACTTTGTCCGTGAAGTGCTGAGTGCAAAACTGGGAGTCAGGGCCCTGACCGTTGGTGATGATTTCCGCTTTGGTAAAGGCCGGGTCGGGGACTTTTCGATGTTGCAGCGACTGGGTCGCGAGCTGAACATGGAAGTGACGGACACGCAGAGTTTCAGACAAAGGAATAGCCGGGTCAGTAGCACATTGATCCGTGCTGCACTGGCCGAAGGTGATGTTGGGTTGGCCCATGAAATGCTTGGCCACACTTATGCGATTTCAGGACGGGTGATCCATGGCTGGAAGAAAGGTCGTGAGTTGGGATTTAAAACTGCCAATGTGGCGCTTAAACGCCAGGTCAGTCCCGTTCAGGGCGTGTTTGCAGTGCGTGCCAGGGTGCACGATACTGACTACTGCGGTGTTGCAAACGTTGGTACAAAGCCCACCTTGAATGGTAAGCGAGCCTTACTAGAGGTACATATTTTCGACTTTGACCAGGACATTTATGGTCAATTTATAAAAGTGGAGCTGCTCCATAAGCTCCGTGATGAACAAAAATTTGAGTCATTGCAGCAGTTAACTGAGCAAATTGCTCAGGACGTCATTGCTGCAAAACACTTTTTTCAATAA
- the murJ gene encoding murein biosynthesis integral membrane protein MurJ, producing MAKGLFKSGMIVSAMTMISRVMGLVRDAVVANLLGAGLAADVFLFANRIPNFMRRLFAEGAFAQAFVPVLAEIKEQHGDDKVRLFVAQAAGTLGTILMLVTLIGVIGSPVIAGLFGTSWFIDWWQGGENAEKFVLASALLKLTFPYLFFISLVALSGAVLNVYNRFSVAAFTPVLLNISIIASALLLHDQFEQGAYALAIGVFLGGLVQFLFQLPFLARLGMLSWPTFAWHAPEVVKVRKLMLPAMFGVSVSQINLLLDTIIAAALATGSIAWLYYADRLIEFPLGLFGIGIATVILPALSKLHAKDSIQEFQQTLDWGVRFVIFLGIPAMAGLVLISPIIISVLFGHGAFVESGQDNIGAVSGAVTAYSVGLVSFMLIKVLAPGFFARQDTKTPVKIGIIAMSLNMLFNLMLAPFIGYIGLALATALSATCNAALLYRSLNQAGVYRVSGFTLTFAAKCLLASLVMSGVLMWLDRMLPWQGRAFMEQVGILGLQLVTAILTYFVVMYLTGVRLSTIRDSSAVPASTA from the coding sequence GTGGCAAAGGGGTTGTTTAAATCGGGCATGATAGTGAGTGCCATGACCATGATATCCCGGGTGATGGGACTGGTCAGAGACGCTGTAGTGGCAAATTTGTTGGGGGCCGGGCTTGCGGCCGATGTATTTTTATTTGCTAATCGTATTCCGAATTTTATGCGTCGCCTTTTTGCCGAAGGTGCTTTTGCCCAGGCATTTGTGCCTGTACTCGCCGAGATAAAAGAACAACATGGGGATGACAAGGTTCGGCTGTTTGTTGCGCAAGCCGCAGGTACCTTGGGTACTATTCTCATGCTGGTGACCTTAATTGGTGTCATTGGTTCACCTGTCATAGCCGGGCTGTTTGGCACAAGCTGGTTTATTGATTGGTGGCAGGGGGGAGAAAATGCAGAGAAGTTTGTATTGGCCAGTGCTTTGTTAAAGCTGACCTTTCCCTATTTATTCTTTATTTCTCTGGTTGCACTGAGTGGTGCAGTACTGAATGTGTATAACCGCTTTTCTGTGGCAGCATTTACACCTGTGTTATTGAATATTTCTATCATTGCCAGTGCACTTTTGCTACATGACCAGTTTGAGCAGGGCGCTTATGCTTTGGCCATTGGGGTGTTTTTGGGTGGGCTGGTGCAATTTTTATTTCAACTGCCATTCCTAGCCCGGCTCGGGATGTTGTCGTGGCCCACATTTGCCTGGCATGCGCCCGAGGTAGTGAAAGTACGTAAACTGATGCTCCCGGCAATGTTTGGAGTATCGGTCAGCCAGATCAACTTGTTGCTTGACACTATTATAGCGGCGGCGTTGGCAACTGGCTCTATTGCCTGGTTGTACTATGCAGACAGGCTCATTGAGTTTCCACTCGGATTGTTCGGCATTGGTATTGCCACTGTGATTTTACCCGCATTATCTAAGCTCCATGCAAAAGATAGTATTCAGGAGTTTCAGCAAACACTAGACTGGGGTGTGCGGTTTGTCATCTTTTTGGGGATCCCTGCGATGGCGGGGTTGGTGCTCATCAGTCCGATCATTATTTCTGTTTTGTTTGGTCACGGTGCGTTTGTTGAGAGCGGGCAGGATAACATTGGCGCTGTAAGTGGTGCCGTTACGGCTTACTCGGTCGGTCTGGTCAGTTTCATGTTAATAAAAGTACTGGCCCCCGGTTTTTTTGCTCGCCAGGACACCAAAACACCCGTGAAAATCGGTATCATTGCAATGTCACTCAATATGCTGTTTAACCTGATGCTCGCGCCTTTTATTGGCTATATTGGACTAGCGCTGGCAACGGCATTATCAGCCACCTGCAATGCCGCTTTATTATATCGCTCCCTCAATCAGGCCGGTGTATATCGGGTGTCAGGCTTTACTCTGACATTTGCTGCCAAATGTTTGCTTGCAAGCCTTGTGATGTCGGGTGTGCTGATGTGGTTGGATCGGATGTTGCCGTGGCAGGGGCGAGCGTTCATGGAACAAGTCGGCATATTGGGTCTACAATTGGTGACCGCAATACTAACGTACTTCGTTGTTATGTACTTGACAGGGGTTCGGCTCAGCACGATTCGGGACAGTTCAGCAGTTCCTGCAAGCACTGCATAG
- the rpsT gene encoding 30S ribosomal protein S20 encodes MANIKSAKKRAITSEKRRQHNASRRSMMRTYFKKVIAAIEAGDKEAAQQAFAVATPILDRYATKGLIHKNKAARHKSRLAAKIKAL; translated from the coding sequence TTGGCTAACATCAAGTCTGCAAAAAAACGCGCTATCACTAGCGAAAAACGTCGTCAGCACAACGCAAGCCGTCGTTCAATGATGCGTACTTACTTCAAAAAAGTAATCGCTGCAATTGAAGCTGGTGACAAAGAAGCTGCACAGCAAGCTTTCGCTGTTGCTACACCTATCCTGGACCGTTACGCAACTAAAGGTCTTATCCACAAAAACAAAGCTGCTCGTCATAAGAGCCGCCTAGCTGCTAAAATCAAAGCACTATAA
- a CDS encoding response regulator produces the protein MEQQISILIVDDVGTVRSFLHQTLMHLGIDNVKEASTAKQCITACEEQHFDIVFLDIELPDGDGKELIAELAEINPDINVVMVSAHSTVDNVKDAIERGAKGFVVKPFSPKKIAAMLKKFYPKLELA, from the coding sequence ATGGAACAACAAATCTCTATATTAATTGTTGATGACGTAGGCACTGTTCGCAGTTTCTTGCATCAGACTCTGATGCACTTGGGCATCGATAACGTAAAAGAAGCGTCAACGGCGAAGCAATGTATTACTGCCTGTGAAGAGCAGCACTTCGATATCGTGTTTTTGGATATTGAACTCCCGGATGGAGATGGTAAAGAGCTGATCGCAGAGCTGGCTGAAATTAATCCGGATATTAATGTAGTGATGGTGTCGGCACACTCAACGGTTGATAACGTGAAAGATGCGATCGAGCGCGGGGCCAAAGGGTTTGTGGTTAAACCATTTTCACCCAAGAAAATTGCCGCAATGTTGAAAAAGTTCTATCCCAAGCTTGAATTAGCTTAA
- the smrA gene encoding DNA endonuclease SmrA: MAMTDEELFLASMGDVVPLAQDKKAELKRQQNEPTLAQLARREAAEQEQDFDPNFLSTEYVDLLDPHDLLSYKKDGVQQGVFKNLRLGKYQIDATLDLHGKPFREARKSLFDFIIDCHQRSIRVLLIRHGIGLKSKPFPAILKSYCNKWLQEMPQTLAFHSALSCHGGNGATYVLLKKSEEKKVENRERHAKR, encoded by the coding sequence ATGGCCATGACAGATGAAGAACTTTTTCTCGCCTCAATGGGGGACGTCGTCCCCTTAGCACAAGACAAAAAAGCAGAGCTCAAACGTCAACAAAACGAGCCCACACTGGCACAACTTGCACGTAGAGAAGCCGCTGAACAGGAACAAGATTTCGACCCGAATTTTCTCTCCACTGAGTATGTAGACTTGCTTGATCCCCATGACCTCCTTAGTTACAAAAAAGATGGGGTGCAACAAGGTGTATTCAAAAATCTCAGGTTGGGTAAGTATCAAATTGACGCTACTCTGGATTTACACGGCAAACCTTTCCGTGAAGCCAGAAAGTCGCTCTTTGATTTCATCATCGACTGCCACCAACGCAGCATTCGGGTTTTGTTGATAAGACATGGGATTGGTCTGAAGAGTAAACCCTTTCCGGCTATCCTAAAAAGCTACTGCAATAAATGGCTACAGGAAATGCCGCAAACACTCGCCTTTCATTCAGCGCTGAGTTGCCATGGGGGAAATGGCGCCACCTACGTGCTGCTGAAAAAAAGCGAAGAGAAAAAAGTAGAAAACAGAGAACGACATGCAAAACGATGA